From the Pseudomonadota bacterium genome, one window contains:
- a CDS encoding pyridoxamine 5'-phosphate oxidase family protein, whose amino-acid sequence MSEQTLSGPWGLDAIRAYLHEARIPVRLAGVAPSGWPIVLSLWFLPESDAIWCATACTATIVSLIESNEKCGFEIASEEMPYRGVRGRARATIHPDRGKLVLQSLIDRYLENRESPLARWLLSRADKEVAIKLEILRYQSWDFSNRMVDETQ is encoded by the coding sequence ATGTCAGAACAAACTCTGAGCGGCCCCTGGGGTCTAGACGCCATAAGGGCCTATTTGCATGAGGCACGCATTCCGGTGCGCCTAGCTGGGGTTGCGCCTAGCGGCTGGCCGATAGTCCTGTCTCTTTGGTTTCTGCCCGAATCCGACGCCATTTGGTGCGCCACGGCGTGCACCGCCACAATCGTGTCTCTCATAGAATCAAACGAAAAATGCGGATTTGAAATCGCTTCAGAAGAAATGCCCTACCGCGGCGTGCGCGGCCGAGCGCGAGCCACAATACATCCTGACCGCGGCAAGCTCGTGCTTCAATCTCTCATCGACCGCTACCTGGAAAACCGCGAATCACCGCTCGCCCGGTGGCTTCTATCGAGAGCCGATAAAGAAGTCGCGATAAAGCTTGAAATTCTTCGCTATCAGTCGTGGGACTTTTCAAACCGCATGGTCGATGAAACCCAATAG
- a CDS encoding CIA30 family protein codes for MLIDDFTDDGLVSKLGTRWRGVSDQVMGGISEATVSHGVIDGRPSLRMTGDVRLENDGGFIQTALDLAPSGDTLNAADFSGVRIVVRGNGEKYSVHLRTPDNVRPWQSYRAYFTAGSDWKAMDLPFETFVPYRLETSLDTTQLRRIGLVAIGRAFYADLAVSELAFYR; via the coding sequence ATGCTAATCGACGACTTTACCGATGACGGCCTCGTCTCCAAGCTGGGGACCCGGTGGCGTGGAGTCAGCGACCAAGTCATGGGCGGGATCTCAGAGGCCACCGTATCTCACGGCGTGATAGATGGCCGCCCCAGTCTGCGCATGACCGGCGATGTTCGACTGGAGAATGATGGCGGCTTCATCCAAACGGCGCTCGATCTGGCCCCTTCGGGAGATACCCTTAACGCCGCCGACTTCTCCGGGGTGCGTATCGTCGTCCGCGGGAATGGCGAGAAATACTCGGTTCATCTCCGGACACCAGATAATGTCCGGCCCTGGCAGTCCTACCGGGCATATTTCACTGCAGGGTCGGATTGGAAGGCTATGGATCTTCCCTTCGAGACCTTTGTGCCATATCGGCTGGAAACCTCCTTGGACACGACGCAGCTTCGCCGCATCGGTCTGGTCGCTATTGGGCGAGCGTTCTACGCCGATCTCGCGGTTTCTGAGCTTGCCTTCTATCGCTAA
- a CDS encoding tryptophan-rich sensory protein, with translation MAEPARDRPKRSRDLLGLFAFIILCLAVSGGGGAITATSVDTWYQALEKPPFNPPDWLFAPVWTALYILMGIAAWRVWRLRSFEATRTAFAVFGLQLCLNLAWSFVFFGLQRIDLALLEIVILLVAIIANTIMFWRIERLAGLMFVPYAAWVTYATLLNVSLWLLNAT, from the coding sequence ATGGCAGAACCAGCGAGAGATCGTCCCAAGAGAAGCCGTGATCTGCTCGGTCTCTTCGCGTTCATAATTCTGTGCCTTGCGGTCTCCGGTGGCGGCGGCGCTATCACGGCAACCAGCGTCGATACCTGGTATCAAGCGCTCGAGAAGCCGCCTTTTAATCCGCCAGATTGGTTATTCGCGCCCGTTTGGACCGCACTTTATATCCTGATGGGCATCGCGGCTTGGCGAGTATGGAGACTTCGGTCATTCGAGGCGACGCGGACGGCTTTTGCGGTCTTCGGCCTGCAGCTCTGCCTCAACCTCGCGTGGTCGTTTGTGTTTTTCGGGTTACAGCGGATCGATTTGGCGTTACTCGAGATCGTCATTCTGCTGGTTGCGATCATCGCCAACACGATCATGTTCTGGCGCATCGAACGCCTAGCCGGCCTGATGTTCGTGCCCTACGCCGCCTGGGTCACCTACGCGACCCTTCTTAATGTCTCACTCTGGCTGCTGAACGCAACTTAG
- the folE gene encoding GTP cyclohydrolase I FolE has protein sequence MNALVPPNETNNVTSVDERSTSPSRPSHEDAEAAVSTLIRWAGDDPSREGLLGTPDRVVRAYNDFFGGYREDPVEVLSRTFEETDGYDELVLLKDIRIESHCEHHIVPIIGVAHIGYLPRNRVVGISKLARIVDIFAHRLQIQEKLTSQIATTIQEVLQPRGVGVIIEAAHQCMTTRGVRKPGVTMVTSRLIGDIRDVPETRQEFMEMIGR, from the coding sequence ATGAACGCGCTGGTACCACCTAACGAAACAAACAACGTCACTTCGGTAGATGAGCGCTCCACCTCACCCTCTAGACCAAGCCATGAAGACGCGGAAGCAGCTGTTAGCACCTTGATCCGCTGGGCTGGAGATGATCCGTCTCGGGAAGGGTTGTTGGGAACGCCCGATCGCGTCGTTCGCGCTTACAATGATTTCTTCGGCGGCTACAGGGAAGACCCAGTTGAGGTTCTGTCCCGAACGTTTGAGGAAACCGACGGTTATGACGAGTTGGTGCTTCTCAAAGACATTCGAATCGAAAGCCATTGCGAGCACCATATCGTGCCGATTATTGGCGTAGCCCACATAGGTTATTTGCCACGAAACAGGGTGGTCGGAATCAGCAAGTTGGCGCGGATTGTCGATATTTTTGCGCACCGGCTTCAGATTCAAGAAAAGCTGACTTCACAAATTGCGACCACAATCCAGGAGGTTCTGCAGCCCCGGGGTGTAGGGGTAATCATCGAAGCGGCGCACCAATGTATGACGACGCGCGGCGTTCGCAAGCCCGGAGTCACAATGGTGACGAGCCGCCTTATTGGCGATATCCGAGACGTTCCGGAAACCAGGCAAGAATTCATGGAAATGATCGGTCGCTGA
- a CDS encoding fasciclin domain-containing protein produces the protein MATLAAIPFVFGAVTAKAADIVDTAVSAGQFNTLVTAVQAAGLVETLKSDGPFTVFAPTDAAFAKLPAGTVENLLKPENKDQLISVLTYHVVSGKIMSADIAGKIAMVQTVQGSKVSVNATDGVMVDAAKVVSADIETSNGVIHVIDTVLLPN, from the coding sequence ATCGCTACTCTCGCCGCCATTCCCTTTGTATTTGGTGCGGTCACAGCAAAGGCTGCTGATATTGTGGACACGGCCGTTTCGGCGGGTCAATTCAACACACTGGTTACAGCGGTACAGGCTGCCGGCCTCGTCGAGACCTTGAAGTCCGATGGTCCGTTTACTGTTTTTGCGCCAACCGATGCAGCATTCGCAAAACTGCCCGCTGGCACAGTGGAAAATTTGCTGAAACCGGAAAACAAGGACCAGCTCATTTCGGTCCTCACCTATCACGTGGTTTCCGGCAAGATTATGTCTGCGGACATTGCGGGCAAGATCGCAATGGTTCAGACGGTCCAGGGAAGCAAGGTATCGGTGAACGCGACTGACGGTGTGATGGTTGATGCAGCAAAAGTTGTCTCGGCCGACATTGAGACGTCCAACGGTGTCATTCACGTAATCGATACGGTCCTCTTGCCAAATTGA